A single Paenibacillus kribbensis DNA region contains:
- a CDS encoding S-layer homology domain-containing protein: protein MIPKKRFFRLFSLSLVCSMLVTGLPISKGYAAPEAQIQTETSNGKWMTGEYHTHTYQSDDAQESLTSVLDHAFEQNHLDWLALSDHLRMSSRDDNGTTLSGGAIPLSKGLALYQVPKIKELQNSGKYKDKIIFSGFEWDMPQYDHAGVGLLTDHPGSEEELKAINQFEYMFTNRSESSFDPANVAEWKLQGNRAYSTKQDTRTAIQWLKDHYPDSYVFINHPSRKKGSSSEIKISDIRDFNNLAPNIAFGFEGMPGNQMSPDRGETVDVYGGADITLAKVGGVWDALLGEGRKFWTFSNSDFHFNISKDRKYSSGYWPGEYSKNYTWVNGNTMKAVVDGMRSGKSFSVYGDLINALDFNITSGGKKEETGGNLQVTQGDNLQLTIRFKSPEKNNNGEPVQVDHVDLIAGDVTGPAASGTAEYTKSTNDSTKVLRRFTSNDWTTDAEGYHVITYKLDAASKNQYFRLRGTNLGINVPGETSNGEPLIDPKNTTTDNETRFSEINKRNYSDMWFYSNPIFVSVEPYSDQQAVDHTAATLSLGDTSQVTDDITLPQEGEHGTMIQWESSNPDLLSHDGHLLVRYPRENQPLTLKATITRGDVSVTKLFDVTVKGLDDITSVELLGSMKTADGQGYTGGQWTNQSVTASVYSSVYAEPVTSVKLELSMDKGEYQPYIANQPIEVSQEGKHTLDFRATDNLDRQAVLSLPIIIDHTAPVITLKGTHHVTLKQGSLYSEQGADATDNFGVSGDVLVSGTVDTTRPGTYTLRYNVNDLARNAAQEVVRTVSVEAGKKNDSNDNDSQSGGSSNSGSNNSSSGQTSGGGGSGSGETNTSSKPANEQPSTMQIDVKAQQGSKGALNGVFSIDIPTGAVNSDGQVRAVVLPKDQAPAAGNLQLLSQVLELNSTSGNNLSKPVNLTVHYQADKVAQDSKPAVYYYNESQQKWIYLGGTPNEDGTVTVSFNRLAKFAVYDYKPLALSDLNGHWAQSYTDRLIGMNVIQGFENQTFRPNDQITRAQFAKILVNALGLRLSDEETTFADDGKIPSWAKAQVAAAANAGLITGYKEQGKTVFKANQVITRAEMAVMISKALNSNASGSQGTVNPFRDTSSIPAWAQSSVNTAVSAGILNGYEDSTFQPDAEATRAETTAMIYKLLDALHI from the coding sequence ATGATACCCAAAAAACGGTTTTTTCGATTATTTTCGCTCTCCCTGGTGTGCAGCATGCTCGTTACAGGGCTCCCTATATCTAAAGGATACGCTGCTCCTGAAGCTCAGATTCAGACCGAAACTAGTAACGGAAAATGGATGACAGGTGAGTATCATACACACACCTATCAGTCTGATGATGCACAGGAATCCCTTACGAGCGTGTTGGACCATGCGTTTGAGCAAAACCACCTCGATTGGCTGGCCCTTTCCGATCATCTGCGGATGTCAAGCCGAGACGATAACGGAACTACGCTGTCTGGAGGTGCAATTCCGTTATCCAAGGGACTGGCACTTTACCAGGTGCCTAAAATAAAAGAGCTGCAAAACTCAGGAAAATACAAAGATAAAATTATCTTTTCCGGCTTTGAGTGGGACATGCCTCAATATGATCATGCAGGGGTAGGCCTCCTCACGGATCATCCGGGATCGGAAGAGGAACTAAAGGCGATTAACCAGTTCGAATATATGTTTACCAATCGAAGCGAAAGCTCGTTTGATCCCGCAAATGTAGCCGAGTGGAAGCTACAAGGCAACAGAGCTTACTCGACAAAACAAGATACCCGGACCGCCATACAATGGCTCAAAGATCACTACCCCGACAGCTATGTTTTCATCAATCATCCTTCGAGAAAAAAAGGGAGCAGCTCGGAAATTAAAATATCGGATATCCGTGATTTTAATAATCTTGCCCCTAATATTGCTTTTGGGTTTGAAGGCATGCCCGGCAACCAGATGTCTCCAGACAGAGGGGAAACCGTCGATGTGTATGGCGGGGCAGATATCACGCTTGCCAAAGTTGGCGGCGTCTGGGATGCGCTGCTTGGAGAAGGGCGTAAATTCTGGACTTTCTCCAATTCTGATTTCCATTTCAATATCAGCAAAGACCGGAAATACTCTAGTGGTTACTGGCCCGGCGAATACTCTAAAAATTACACATGGGTGAACGGTAACACCATGAAAGCCGTTGTGGACGGTATGCGATCAGGAAAATCATTTTCCGTCTATGGCGATTTAATTAACGCACTTGATTTTAACATCACCAGCGGTGGAAAAAAGGAAGAGACAGGCGGCAATCTTCAGGTCACACAAGGAGATAATCTTCAGCTTACGATCCGGTTCAAGAGCCCTGAAAAAAACAATAACGGGGAGCCTGTTCAGGTTGACCATGTGGATCTGATTGCAGGGGATGTTACCGGACCGGCAGCGTCTGGAACTGCTGAATATACCAAGAGCACCAATGATTCAACCAAGGTGCTTCGTCGATTTACCAGCAATGACTGGACGACAGACGCCGAGGGTTACCATGTCATCACTTATAAATTGGATGCTGCGAGCAAAAATCAATATTTCCGGCTGAGAGGCACCAACCTGGGAATCAACGTACCTGGAGAAACCAGTAACGGGGAACCTCTGATTGATCCAAAGAATACGACCACTGATAACGAAACCCGTTTTTCGGAAATTAACAAACGCAACTATTCCGATATGTGGTTCTATTCCAATCCGATTTTTGTGAGCGTTGAGCCTTACAGTGACCAACAGGCCGTCGATCATACAGCAGCCACCTTGAGCTTGGGTGATACAAGTCAAGTCACCGATGATATTACACTGCCGCAAGAAGGCGAGCACGGGACGATGATTCAATGGGAAAGCTCCAATCCGGACCTCCTGAGCCATGATGGACATCTGCTTGTTCGTTATCCGCGGGAGAACCAGCCGCTTACGTTGAAAGCTACCATTACGCGTGGAGACGTAAGTGTAACCAAACTGTTCGATGTAACGGTCAAAGGTCTTGACGACATAACATCCGTAGAACTTTTGGGCTCCATGAAAACAGCCGATGGACAAGGCTATACAGGTGGACAATGGACAAACCAAAGCGTTACCGCCAGTGTGTATTCAAGTGTATACGCCGAGCCTGTGACGTCCGTCAAGCTGGAGTTATCCATGGACAAAGGCGAGTATCAGCCTTATATAGCTAACCAACCTATTGAGGTTTCCCAAGAAGGCAAGCATACGCTTGATTTCAGAGCAACGGATAATTTGGATAGACAAGCCGTACTTTCCCTGCCGATAATTATCGACCATACGGCCCCGGTAATTACGCTAAAAGGGACCCATCACGTGACTCTGAAACAAGGGTCCTTATACAGCGAGCAAGGGGCCGATGCTACCGATAATTTCGGGGTTTCGGGAGACGTTCTGGTGAGCGGTACGGTAGATACCACAAGACCAGGGACATACACTCTACGTTACAACGTGAACGATCTGGCGAGGAACGCAGCACAAGAAGTCGTACGCACCGTATCTGTAGAGGCTGGGAAGAAAAACGATTCAAATGATAATGACAGCCAATCTGGGGGTAGCTCGAATAGCGGTTCAAACAACAGTTCCTCCGGCCAGACTAGTGGCGGTGGCGGTAGTGGTAGTGGAGAAACGAACACTAGCAGCAAGCCTGCAAACGAACAGCCTTCAACTATGCAAATAGATGTAAAGGCGCAGCAGGGATCGAAGGGGGCTCTCAACGGTGTGTTCAGCATAGACATTCCGACAGGGGCCGTGAATTCGGACGGTCAAGTTCGCGCTGTCGTTCTGCCGAAGGATCAAGCCCCAGCAGCGGGAAATCTTCAATTGTTAAGCCAGGTACTTGAATTGAACAGCACATCCGGTAATAACTTGAGCAAGCCTGTGAATCTCACCGTTCATTATCAAGCAGATAAAGTTGCCCAGGACAGCAAGCCAGCAGTCTATTATTATAACGAATCACAGCAAAAATGGATCTACCTTGGCGGAACTCCAAACGAAGACGGAACCGTCACCGTCAGCTTCAATCGCTTGGCTAAATTCGCCGTATACGATTATAAACCATTGGCACTCAGCGATTTGAATGGACACTGGGCGCAATCGTATACTGACCGTTTGATCGGTATGAATGTCATCCAGGGATTTGAGAACCAGACGTTCCGTCCCAATGATCAAATCACACGCGCTCAATTTGCCAAAATTCTCGTTAACGCATTGGGGCTGCGTCTGTCCGATGAGGAAACCACCTTTGCCGACGACGGCAAAATTCCTTCCTGGGCCAAGGCTCAAGTGGCAGCGGCTGCCAATGCCGGACTGATCACTGGCTACAAGGAGCAAGGAAAAACGGTCTTTAAAGCAAATCAGGTCATCACCAGAGCAGAAATGGCCGTCATGATCTCCAAAGCGCTGAACTCAAATGCTAGCGGCTCTCAAGGTACAGTGAATCCGTTCCGGGATACATCCAGTATTCCAGCATGGGCGCAATCATCGGTGAATACTGCGGTTTCCGCAGGCATCCTGAACGGATACGAAGATAGCACCTTCCAGCCGGATGCCGAGGCCACCCGAGCGGAAACGACCGCGATGATCTACAAGCTGCTTGACGCATTGCATATCTAA
- a CDS encoding Crp/Fnr family transcriptional regulator has protein sequence MKSILFNHMMKFTYFNDEEQQAIAEKILIEEYKKGTVFLRQGDVPTTCYFVLKGCVRQYSIDETGKEVTSNFYTEEQAVSIFNRHQQIKPSAYTFTCLEDCVLVVGDLIAKKDMLDEFSQLESMIRKMVEENLGEVQDELASFIASTPEERYKALLRKRPHLVNRVPQHQLASYLGITPESLSRIKKRINTHDF, from the coding sequence ATGAAAAGCATATTGTTCAATCATATGATGAAATTTACATATTTTAACGATGAGGAACAACAGGCTATCGCTGAAAAAATCCTTATTGAGGAATATAAAAAGGGAACCGTGTTCCTTAGACAAGGGGACGTACCCACAACATGTTATTTCGTGTTGAAAGGATGCGTAAGGCAGTACTCGATAGATGAAACGGGAAAAGAGGTCACATCCAATTTCTACACAGAAGAGCAAGCGGTCTCGATTTTCAACCGTCATCAACAAATTAAGCCATCTGCGTACACCTTCACTTGCCTAGAAGACTGTGTATTAGTTGTTGGTGATCTTATTGCCAAAAAAGACATGTTGGACGAATTTTCACAATTGGAATCCATGATACGCAAGATGGTGGAAGAAAACCTGGGCGAGGTACAAGATGAATTGGCTTCATTTATAGCTTCTACACCTGAAGAACGCTACAAAGCACTATTACGAAAAAGACCTCATCTAGTCAATCGTGTACCTCAGCATCAATTGGCAAGCTATCTTGGTATTACTCCAGAGTCATTAAGTAGAATCAAGAAGCGGATCAATACCCATGATTTTTAG
- a CDS encoding malate:quinone oxidoreductase: MSGMQKKTDVILIGAGVMSATLGSLLKELAPEWEIKVFEKLANAGEESTNEWNNAGTGHAALCELNYTSEKADGSIDIRKAVNINEQFQLSRQFWSFLVSSNLIRNPQDFIKPIPHMSLVTGDENVSFLKKRFKALSDVPLFQGMEFSDDPEKLKEWIPLIMEGRTLNEPIAATKVDSGTDVNFGALTRMLFDHLKSKNVEIYYKHKIKDIKRTSDGSWEVKVQNLDNGKIEYHTAKFVFIGGGGGSLPLLQRTGIPESKHIGGFPVSGLFMVCKNPAVVAQHHAKVYGKAKIGAPPMSVPHLDTRYIGNQKALLFGPFAGFSPKFLKTGSNLDLICSVKPNNLCTMLAAGAKEMALTKYLIQQVMLSNEKRLEELREFIPNAKIEDWEIVVAGQRVQVIKDTEAGKGALQFGTEVVSAADGSVAALLGASPGASTAVNVMLKVLEKCFPQHMKEWEPKIKEMIPSYGVSLAENPELFQEIHASTTQTLGLGQKEPLHR; the protein is encoded by the coding sequence ATGAGCGGAATGCAGAAAAAAACAGACGTTATCTTAATTGGTGCCGGAGTCATGAGCGCGACTCTGGGATCATTGCTGAAAGAGTTAGCACCAGAATGGGAAATTAAAGTGTTTGAGAAACTCGCAAACGCAGGAGAAGAAAGCACTAACGAATGGAATAATGCGGGTACAGGCCATGCTGCACTATGCGAGCTGAACTATACATCCGAAAAAGCTGACGGATCTATAGATATTCGTAAAGCTGTAAACATTAATGAACAGTTTCAGCTCTCAAGACAGTTTTGGTCTTTTCTTGTAAGCAGCAATTTAATTCGTAACCCACAGGACTTTATCAAGCCAATACCTCATATGAGTTTGGTAACAGGTGATGAAAATGTATCTTTTTTGAAAAAAAGGTTTAAAGCGCTTTCAGATGTTCCTCTGTTTCAGGGAATGGAATTTTCCGATGATCCTGAAAAACTGAAGGAATGGATTCCGCTGATCATGGAAGGCCGTACATTAAATGAACCGATTGCGGCGACCAAAGTCGACTCTGGAACAGATGTCAATTTTGGTGCTTTAACACGCATGTTGTTTGATCATTTAAAAAGTAAAAATGTCGAGATTTATTACAAGCATAAAATTAAAGATATTAAACGTACGAGCGATGGCTCGTGGGAAGTCAAAGTGCAAAATCTGGATAACGGCAAAATCGAATACCATACTGCCAAGTTCGTCTTTATCGGCGGTGGGGGCGGAAGTCTGCCTTTACTACAAAGAACCGGTATTCCTGAGTCCAAGCATATCGGAGGATTTCCGGTAAGTGGGCTTTTTATGGTATGTAAAAATCCTGCAGTTGTCGCGCAGCACCATGCCAAAGTATACGGTAAAGCCAAGATTGGTGCGCCTCCCATGTCTGTTCCACATCTGGATACGAGATACATCGGCAACCAAAAAGCACTGCTGTTTGGACCGTTTGCCGGTTTCTCACCCAAGTTTTTGAAAACGGGTTCAAATTTGGATCTGATCTGTTCTGTAAAACCAAATAACCTCTGTACGATGTTGGCGGCAGGCGCAAAAGAGATGGCATTGACCAAATACCTGATCCAGCAAGTGATGTTATCGAATGAAAAGCGCCTGGAAGAATTACGCGAGTTTATTCCGAACGCCAAAATCGAGGACTGGGAGATCGTAGTAGCCGGCCAACGTGTGCAGGTGATCAAAGATACGGAGGCTGGTAAAGGAGCCCTTCAATTTGGTACAGAAGTGGTTAGTGCGGCTGATGGCTCGGTAGCTGCATTGCTCGGTGCTTCTCCAGGTGCTTCTACTGCTGTTAACGTGATGCTGAAAGTATTAGAAAAATGCTTCCCACAACATATGAAAGAATGGGAGCCGAAAATAAAAGAAATGATTCCTTCTTACGGTGTGTCACTAGCGGAAAACCCGGAGCTTTTCCAAGAAATTCATGCTTCCACAACGCAGACGCTTGGTCTGGGACAAAAAGAACCGCTCCATCGTTAA
- a CDS encoding transposase: MEVIHRYQTGNEGVKSIAESLGVHHEVLRMWIKQCEYHGINRIERKCRADRDA, from the coding sequence TTGGAAGTCATTCATAGATATCAGACTGGTAATGAAGGCGTGAAATCCATAGCGGAATCATTAGGAGTTCATCATGAAGTCTTACGTATGTGGATTAAGCAATGCGAATATCACGGCATAAACCGAATTGAAAGAAAGTGTCGTGCCGATCGGGATGCATAA
- a CDS encoding DUF4386 domain-containing protein: MATSVRELSNERKSALTAGTLLIIMALAAFFSYGFVHRSLVMEGDASTTFNNILSSNGLFDAEILGWIIILIEQIQSLMMLFLEAFEFIWSIGLIFFGGHLLIVGYVALKSDSIPKVISILLLLASIGYIVIHLSKTFLSQYDGVIAILNLVFAIPMIAGELGFGIWLLLRGAKLLKRA, translated from the coding sequence ATGGCTACCTCAGTGAGAGAACTATCCAATGAGCGAAAATCCGCTTTAACTGCTGGTACATTACTTATCATCATGGCACTCGCTGCATTTTTTTCCTATGGTTTTGTCCATAGAAGTCTTGTGATGGAGGGTGATGCCAGCACCACATTTAACAACATCCTGTCATCAAATGGTCTTTTTGACGCCGAAATTTTGGGGTGGATCATCATCCTGATCGAACAAATTCAATCACTCATGATGCTGTTTCTTGAAGCATTCGAATTTATTTGGTCTATTGGTTTGATCTTTTTTGGAGGGCATCTGTTGATTGTGGGCTATGTGGCTTTAAAATCAGACAGCATTCCTAAAGTTATCAGCATTTTATTGTTGCTTGCTTCAATAGGCTATATTGTCATTCACCTAAGCAAAACGTTTCTTTCACAATATGATGGGGTAATTGCAATACTTAATCTTGTTTTTGCTATACCCATGATTGCAGGAGAACTGGGCTTTGGGATATGGCTGCTGCTCAGAGGAGCAAAACTTCTCAAAAGAGCATGA
- the bglS gene encoding beta-glucanase has product MKKKSWFTLVTIGMVSLFFSVSVYAENVFWEPLDGFNSGAWQKADGYSNGNMFNCTWRANNVNFTNDGKMKLGLTSSAYNQFDSGEYRSTNTYRYGLYEVSMKPAKNTGIVSSFFTYTGPAHGTQWDEIDIEFLGKDTTKVQFNYFTNGVGGHEKIIDLGFDASTGFHTYAFDWQPGYIKWYVDGVLKHTATTNIPSTPGKIMMNLWNGTGVDDWLGPYNGANPLYAEYDWVKYTSN; this is encoded by the coding sequence ATGAAGAAGAAGTCTTGGTTCACTCTAGTGACGATTGGTATGGTCTCTCTGTTTTTTTCGGTAAGCGTTTATGCGGAGAATGTTTTTTGGGAACCACTTGATGGTTTCAATTCTGGTGCATGGCAAAAGGCGGATGGATATTCCAATGGAAACATGTTTAATTGCACTTGGCGCGCCAACAATGTCAATTTTACTAACGATGGCAAAATGAAGCTTGGTCTAACGAGCTCTGCGTACAATCAATTTGACAGCGGAGAGTATCGATCGACTAATACTTACAGATACGGCTTATACGAGGTCAGCATGAAGCCTGCTAAAAATACAGGAATCGTATCTTCCTTTTTCACGTATACCGGACCTGCTCACGGTACGCAATGGGATGAAATAGATATTGAATTTTTAGGAAAAGACACGACAAAAGTACAATTTAACTATTTTACAAACGGGGTTGGTGGTCATGAGAAGATTATCGATCTGGGCTTTGATGCATCAACAGGCTTTCACACCTATGCTTTCGATTGGCAGCCAGGGTACATTAAGTGGTACGTTGACGGGGTTCTAAAGCATACAGCAACTACGAACATACCGAGCACTCCAGGCAAGATTATGATGAATTTATGGAATGGCACTGGCGTTGACGACTGGTTAGGACCGTATAACGGAGCTAACCCGCTATACGCGGAATACGATTGGGTGAAATATACAAGCAATTAG